One genomic segment of Stigmatella aurantiaca includes these proteins:
- a CDS encoding tyrosine-type recombinase/integrase encodes MKLWPKPLPRPLRFHDLRHTTATLLLKAGVPLTTVQRILRHSDPAITSEVYGHLDVEDMRKGLNQLRVRDHGSRPQRARSSGPACCWRRARSACC; translated from the coding sequence ATGAAGCTCTGGCCCAAGCCGCTCCCTCGCCCGCTGCGCTTCCACGACCTGCGGCACACGACCGCCACCCTGCTGCTCAAGGCGGGCGTCCCGCTGACCACCGTGCAGCGCATCCTGCGGCACTCCGACCCGGCCATCACCTCGGAGGTCTACGGCCACCTCGATGTGGAGGACATGCGCAAGGGCCTCAACCAGCTACGCGTTCGGGACCATGGCTCCAGACCCCAGCGAGCCCGTTCCTCAGGCCCTGCTTGCTGCTGGCGCCGAGCCCGCTCCGCTTGCTGCTAG
- the pheT gene encoding phenylalanine--tRNA ligase subunit beta, giving the protein MKISVKWLGDYVALPAADVLARKLTAAGLEIEGLERPGEALQGVVVGQIRESVQHPNADKLSVTQVDAGGPQLLQVVCGAKNFKVGDKVPLATVGTKLPNGVEIKQAALRGVDSHGMLCSSKELGLSEESSGLLILPAELKPGTPIASALGMDDVVLEVNVTPNRPDALSHLGVAREVGVVTGGAFRPPEPKPAESGRAAAEQVKVRIEDPVRCPRYAARVVENVTIQPSPPWMQDRLKACGVRAINNVVDVTNYVNLEYGQPLHAFDLDKVAGQEIVVRCARPGEKLRTLDGKERTLDADDLAICDRDRAQAIAGVMGGADSEVTAGTKRIVLESANFQASSVRRSSKRHGLHTEASHRFERGADLDAVGPAIDRAAQLIAELSGGTVAPGRVDMYPGQKPARRVTLRFARVEKVLGTAVPEGECRRILAALGFQLVEEGTAQATFEVPRARVDVEREEDLLEEIARVFGYDNIPARLPRGVAELAPEPPQAEAERRLRQALSGAGLNEVVNYSFVAPRSLEVLGGKDAPVALINPLSVEQSVMRTSLLPGLLENLSRSVRHQVERVAIHETGRAYFRDPEGGQGQRPATREVPRVAGLVWGLRSGRNWTQKDARMDFYDAKGAVEAVLHGLRVVGARFEPAEAPAWHPRACAQVVLADGTVLGHVGELHPRVTKALELPQGVFAFELDTAPLYAAAQLEPAYHALPRFPAVLRDLAVVVPAELRNDEVRRVILEVGGALVEDALIFDVYTGKPIPEGKKNLAYAIRYRSQERTLTDGEVGEAHQRIIAEVNQRLGGALRA; this is encoded by the coding sequence GTGAAGATTTCGGTGAAGTGGCTCGGCGATTACGTGGCGCTGCCCGCGGCGGATGTGCTGGCGCGCAAGCTGACCGCGGCGGGGCTGGAGATCGAAGGCCTGGAGCGGCCGGGTGAGGCCCTCCAGGGCGTGGTGGTGGGCCAGATTCGTGAGTCCGTGCAGCACCCCAACGCGGACAAGCTGTCGGTGACCCAGGTGGACGCCGGGGGCCCGCAGCTGCTGCAGGTGGTGTGCGGCGCGAAGAACTTCAAGGTGGGCGACAAGGTGCCCCTGGCCACCGTGGGCACCAAGCTCCCCAACGGCGTGGAGATCAAGCAGGCCGCGCTCCGGGGCGTGGACAGCCACGGGATGCTCTGCTCCTCGAAGGAGCTGGGGCTCTCCGAGGAGTCCTCCGGGTTGCTCATCCTCCCGGCGGAGCTGAAGCCTGGGACGCCCATTGCCTCCGCGCTGGGGATGGACGACGTGGTGCTGGAGGTGAACGTCACCCCGAACCGGCCCGATGCGCTCTCGCACCTGGGCGTGGCACGCGAGGTGGGCGTGGTGACGGGCGGGGCGTTCCGTCCGCCGGAGCCGAAGCCCGCCGAGTCGGGCCGGGCCGCGGCGGAGCAGGTGAAGGTGCGCATCGAGGATCCGGTGCGCTGCCCGCGCTATGCCGCGCGGGTGGTCGAGAACGTCACCATTCAGCCCTCGCCCCCGTGGATGCAGGACCGGCTGAAGGCCTGTGGCGTGCGGGCCATCAACAACGTGGTGGACGTGACCAACTACGTCAACCTCGAGTACGGCCAGCCGCTGCATGCGTTCGATCTCGACAAGGTGGCCGGGCAGGAGATCGTCGTGCGCTGTGCCCGCCCGGGCGAGAAGCTCCGCACGCTGGATGGCAAGGAGCGCACGCTCGATGCGGACGATCTGGCCATCTGCGACCGGGACCGGGCGCAGGCCATCGCGGGGGTGATGGGCGGCGCGGACAGCGAGGTGACGGCGGGCACGAAGCGCATCGTGCTGGAGTCCGCGAACTTCCAGGCCTCCAGCGTGCGCCGCTCGTCCAAGCGCCATGGGCTGCACACCGAGGCGTCGCATCGCTTCGAGCGTGGGGCGGACCTCGATGCCGTGGGCCCCGCCATTGACCGGGCCGCGCAGCTCATCGCGGAGCTGTCTGGCGGCACCGTGGCCCCGGGCCGCGTGGACATGTACCCCGGCCAGAAGCCCGCCCGGCGGGTGACGCTGCGATTCGCCCGGGTGGAGAAGGTGCTGGGCACGGCGGTTCCGGAGGGCGAGTGCCGCCGGATCCTCGCCGCCCTCGGATTCCAACTGGTGGAGGAGGGGACGGCTCAGGCCACCTTCGAGGTGCCCCGGGCCCGGGTAGACGTGGAGCGTGAGGAGGATCTCCTGGAGGAGATCGCCCGGGTGTTTGGCTACGACAACATCCCGGCCCGGTTGCCCCGGGGCGTGGCGGAGCTGGCCCCCGAGCCGCCCCAGGCCGAAGCCGAGCGGCGCCTGCGCCAGGCGCTCTCCGGCGCGGGGCTGAACGAGGTGGTGAACTACTCGTTCGTGGCCCCCCGGAGCCTGGAGGTGCTGGGAGGCAAGGACGCGCCCGTGGCGCTCATCAACCCGCTCAGCGTGGAGCAGTCGGTGATGCGCACCAGCCTGTTGCCCGGGCTGCTGGAGAACCTCTCCCGCAGCGTGCGGCACCAGGTGGAGCGCGTGGCCATCCACGAGACGGGCCGGGCTTACTTCCGTGATCCGGAAGGCGGACAGGGCCAGCGCCCGGCCACCCGCGAGGTGCCTCGCGTGGCCGGACTGGTCTGGGGCCTGCGCTCCGGGCGGAACTGGACGCAGAAGGACGCCCGGATGGACTTCTACGACGCCAAGGGCGCCGTGGAGGCGGTGTTGCACGGCCTGCGCGTGGTGGGGGCCCGCTTCGAGCCCGCCGAGGCTCCGGCCTGGCACCCACGGGCCTGCGCCCAGGTGGTGCTGGCGGACGGGACGGTGCTCGGGCATGTGGGAGAGCTGCACCCGCGCGTGACGAAGGCCCTGGAGCTGCCCCAGGGGGTGTTCGCCTTCGAACTGGACACGGCCCCGCTGTACGCTGCGGCCCAGCTCGAGCCCGCCTACCACGCGCTGCCGCGCTTCCCGGCGGTGCTGCGGGACCTGGCCGTGGTGGTGCCCGCGGAGCTGCGCAACGACGAGGTCCGCCGCGTCATCCTCGAGGTGGGTGGGGCGCTGGTGGAGGATGCCCTCATCTTCGACGTGTACACGGGCAAGCCCATCCCCGAGGGGAAGAAGAACCTGGCCTACGCCATCCGCTACCGCTCGCAGGAGCGCACGCTCACCGATGGGGAGGTGGGGGAGGCGCACCAGCGCATCATCGCCGAGGTGAACCAGCGGCTGGGAGGCGCCCTGCGCGCCTGA
- the infC gene encoding translation initiation factor IF-3 yields the protein MEDAPIVRDQRTNRRIRAREVRVVGSAGEQLGVLSIEAALERAQSEGLDLVEVNPMAKPPVCKIMDYGKFKYEEKKKASEAKKKQVVVHLKEVKLRPKTEEHDYEFKVRNVKRFLEEGNKAKVTIVFRGREITHKELGSAILDDVNKDLKEVAVVEQAPRMEGRQMFMILAPNPKVAQRARDLARQQAEAQAKAEAQAQKKQDGGGKVEGGKPDGGKEEARPVGKPAEVLVASAVPPMGQAAGAAAPGGTK from the coding sequence TTGGAGGATGCTCCCATCGTACGCGACCAAAGAACGAATCGCCGCATCCGTGCTCGCGAGGTCCGTGTCGTAGGATCGGCTGGTGAGCAGCTCGGTGTCCTTTCGATCGAAGCAGCCCTGGAGCGCGCTCAGTCCGAGGGGTTGGACCTCGTCGAGGTCAACCCCATGGCGAAGCCGCCGGTCTGCAAGATCATGGACTACGGCAAGTTCAAGTACGAGGAGAAGAAGAAGGCTTCGGAAGCCAAGAAGAAGCAGGTCGTGGTCCACCTCAAAGAGGTGAAGCTCCGTCCGAAGACGGAAGAGCACGACTACGAGTTCAAGGTTCGCAACGTCAAACGGTTCCTGGAAGAGGGGAACAAGGCCAAGGTCACCATCGTGTTCCGCGGCCGTGAGATCACGCACAAGGAACTGGGCAGCGCGATCCTGGATGACGTGAACAAGGATTTGAAGGAAGTCGCCGTGGTCGAGCAGGCGCCCCGCATGGAAGGGCGCCAGATGTTCATGATCCTCGCGCCCAATCCGAAGGTAGCGCAGCGGGCCCGGGATCTGGCAAGACAGCAGGCGGAGGCTCAGGCCAAGGCCGAGGCCCAGGCGCAGAAGAAGCAAGATGGGGGCGGGAAGGTCGAAGGGGGCAAGCCGGACGGCGGTAAGGAGGAGGCCCGGCCGGTGGGCAAGCCTGCGGAGGTGCTGGTGGCCTCGGCGGTTCCCCCTATGGGGCAGGCGGCCGGGGCTGCGGCACCGGGCGGAACGAAGTAG
- a CDS encoding integration host factor subunit alpha, with translation MTKADIIEGVYEKVGFSKKESAEIVELVFDTLKETLERGDKIKISGFGNFQVRQKKARVGRNPQTGKEIEISARRVLTFRPSQVLKSALNGEAPPENHAEIDAREEENDENEDFDSEDMDSEEMDGEGAEGGKY, from the coding sequence ATGACGAAGGCGGACATCATCGAGGGCGTCTACGAGAAGGTCGGCTTCTCCAAGAAGGAGTCGGCGGAGATCGTCGAGCTCGTCTTCGACACCCTGAAGGAAACGCTGGAGCGCGGGGACAAGATCAAGATCTCCGGGTTTGGCAACTTCCAGGTGCGGCAGAAGAAGGCGCGCGTGGGCCGCAACCCACAGACGGGCAAGGAGATCGAGATCTCGGCCCGCCGGGTGCTGACCTTCCGGCCGAGCCAGGTGCTCAAGAGCGCCCTCAATGGCGAGGCGCCCCCGGAAAACCACGCGGAGATCGACGCCCGGGAAGAGGAGAACGACGAGAACGAGGATTTTGACTCGGAGGACATGGATTCCGAGGAGATGGACGGCGAAGGGGCCGAGGGCGGGAAGTACTAG
- the rpmI gene encoding 50S ribosomal protein L35, which yields MPKLKTRSSAKKRLQVKKSGKVKHGKAYGKHLFTHGKTPAQKRRNRGTGHLRDMDAKKVIKEMFPYGAN from the coding sequence ATGCCCAAGTTGAAGACTCGTAGCAGCGCGAAGAAGCGGTTGCAGGTGAAGAAGAGCGGCAAGGTGAAGCACGGCAAGGCCTACGGCAAGCACCTCTTCACCCACGGGAAGACCCCGGCCCAGAAGCGCCGCAACCGCGGAACGGGTCACCTTCGCGACATGGATGCCAAGAAGGTCATCAAGGAAATGTTCCCCTACGGGGCGAACTAG
- the pheS gene encoding phenylalanine--tRNA ligase subunit alpha produces MRDRLQTLADAARRDITVASEVSAVEALRIRYLGKKGELSGVLGGMGKLPPEERKALGEVANQVKAEIEKLLADALRRAEEAALEAELKGPRLDVTLPGRAVTPGSRHPVSRTMEEIVRTFARLGFEVAVGPEIELDYFNFEALNLPKDHPARDMQDTFYVDEATLGHVRKAESPVLLRTHTSPVQVRHMLGRKPPVRVVVPGRVYRRDSDITHTPMFHQVEGLLVDKDVSFAELKGTLDAFVKAFFGSETRTRFRPSFFPFTEPSAEVDISCTSCGGKGCRVCKMTGWLEVLGSGMVHPNVFTSSGYDPREVTGYAFGMGVERIAMLRYRIDDLRMMFENDARFLEQF; encoded by the coding sequence ATGCGAGACCGCTTGCAGACCCTCGCGGACGCGGCGCGGCGGGACATCACCGTGGCCTCCGAGGTGTCCGCCGTCGAGGCGCTGAGGATCCGCTATCTGGGCAAGAAGGGAGAGCTGTCGGGCGTGCTCGGGGGCATGGGCAAGCTGCCTCCCGAGGAGCGCAAGGCGCTCGGCGAGGTGGCCAACCAGGTCAAGGCGGAGATCGAAAAGCTCCTGGCGGACGCCCTGCGGCGCGCCGAGGAGGCCGCCCTGGAGGCCGAGCTGAAGGGGCCCCGGCTGGATGTGACGCTGCCCGGCCGCGCGGTGACGCCCGGCAGCCGCCACCCGGTGTCGCGGACGATGGAGGAGATTGTCCGCACGTTCGCCCGGCTCGGGTTCGAGGTGGCCGTGGGTCCGGAGATCGAACTGGACTACTTCAACTTCGAGGCGCTCAACCTCCCGAAGGATCACCCTGCGCGGGACATGCAGGACACCTTCTACGTGGACGAGGCCACGCTGGGGCACGTGCGGAAGGCGGAGAGCCCCGTGCTGCTGCGCACCCATACCTCGCCGGTCCAGGTGCGCCACATGCTCGGGCGCAAGCCGCCGGTCCGCGTGGTGGTGCCCGGCCGGGTGTACCGGCGGGACTCGGACATCACCCACACGCCCATGTTCCACCAGGTGGAGGGGCTGCTGGTGGACAAGGACGTGAGCTTCGCGGAGCTGAAGGGCACGCTGGATGCCTTCGTGAAGGCGTTCTTCGGCTCGGAGACGCGCACGCGCTTCCGCCCGTCCTTCTTCCCCTTCACCGAGCCCTCGGCGGAGGTGGACATCTCCTGCACCTCGTGCGGCGGGAAGGGCTGCCGGGTGTGCAAGATGACCGGCTGGCTGGAGGTGCTGGGCAGCGGCATGGTGCACCCCAACGTCTTCACCTCCAGCGGGTACGATCCGCGCGAGGTGACGGGCTATGCCTTCGGCATGGGCGTCGAGCGCATCGCCATGCTTCGCTACCGCATCGACGACCTGCGCATGATGTTCGAGAACGATGCGCGCTTCCTCGAACAGTTCTGA
- the rplT gene encoding 50S ribosomal protein L20, with the protein MRVKKGFKARRRRNRILKLAKGYRGRRKNCYKRANQAVERALDYATRDRAVRKRNFRSLWIVRINAAARGMGLSYSKLIAGLAKAKISLDRKVLADMAVADPAGFTAVANIAKAA; encoded by the coding sequence ATGCGCGTCAAGAAGGGCTTCAAGGCCCGTCGCCGTCGTAATCGGATTTTGAAGCTGGCCAAGGGCTACCGCGGCCGCCGGAAGAACTGCTACAAGCGCGCCAACCAGGCCGTGGAGCGGGCGCTCGACTACGCCACCCGTGACCGAGCGGTGCGCAAGCGCAACTTCCGCTCGCTGTGGATCGTCCGCATCAACGCGGCCGCCCGCGGCATGGGGCTGTCCTACTCGAAGCTGATCGCCGGCCTGGCCAAGGCGAAGATCTCCCTGGACCGCAAGGTGCTGGCCGACATGGCCGTCGCGGATCCCGCGGGCTTTACCGCCGTCGCCAACATCGCGAAGGCGGCCTGA